The genomic interval GGCTGTTCAATTGAAACAGCTTCTGTGAAGCCGTCGTCGTCGCTCCCCGCTTTTCGGCATGCACATTGGCGTCCGGATAATCGAATCGCATCAGCAATCCATTGAGCTCGAGCCGGCTCACGCGCGAAAACACGGTGCGCCTGCGATTCGAGACCTCGTCAATCTCCTGCGAAGGCCCGTCCGAAAAGTCCAACTGCCCCGCGTGATGCAACATCGCGTCACGCCATTGCTCAATCGTCAGGCGGCGCCGGTTCATGCGCCCCAGCCAGGTGTTCTCCGGGTCCTTCGTCGCGCCCAAGCCCAACCCGCTCTCCACCACCGAGGTTTGCGCATACGTGGACGACAAAACGAGCTCGCGGACCAGTGCCTTCACCGACCAGCCGCCCGCCATAAAACGCGCCGCCAAATCATCCAACAATTCAGGATGACTGGGTAAGGCGCCCGAATGTCCGAAGTTGCTGGGTGTCGAAACGAGCGGACGCCCGAAAATCTCCCCCCAAACCCGGTTCACCCACACCCGGGCCGTCAACGGGTTCTCCGCGCTCGCCACGCACGCAGCCAACTCCTTCCTCCCGCTGCCGTCTCGAAAGAGGCGGACTTCTCCACGGGAAAGCACCTCCAGGAAACGGCGCGGCTCAATTTCCCCTTTCCGCTCCGGATTTCCACGCAGGAAAACCTCCATATCGCGAACGTTCTCGCTGTCCTGAACGATGTGCAGCGTTTCCGGCGGCAAGTTCGTGGATTGAAGATCATCCTTCAGGGGGGATCCGTCCCTCGTTCGATTCACCATGCGGGTGCTGGCGAAGACTCCTGCCAGAGCATAGTAATCACGCGTGGAAATGGGATCGGACTTGTGGTCGTGACAGCGCGCGCAGGCCACGGTCAACCCGAGCATCGCCCGCGAAACCGTGTCAATTCGATCTTCCCATTCGTCGGCCTGCACTGCCAATCTCCCGCGATCGTAGTACTTGGGACCCAACCCAAGGAATCCCAATGCGGCCAGATCCATCGAAT from Verrucomicrobiota bacterium carries:
- a CDS encoding DUF1549 domain-containing protein, with protein sequence MNPATPDRVLVKDRPGTLALGSKPSLPTPRAFKVVIRDFWPVWLLAGFITSGWFGSSLRAETAQARSDRGWNLERNFWAFQRPVLHPRPAVQNIRWPRQPVDYFVLARMEQEGLSPSPQAPRAVLARRLALDLTGLPVDPEDLNRFLKDRSPGAVERFVDPLLSSPRFGERWASVWLPLARYAEDQAHQVGADTKYFYPNAWKYRRWVIDAFNRDLPYDRFLSLQLAADRIDGTNSMDLAALGFLGLGPKYYDRGRLAVQADEWEDRIDTVSRAMLGLTVACARCHDHKSDPISTRDYYALAGVFASTRMVNRTRDGSPLKDDLQSTNLPPETLHIVQDSENVRDMEVFLRGNPERKGEIEPRRFLEVLSRGEVRLFRDGSGRKELAACVASAENPLTARVWVNRVWGEIFGRPLVSTPSNFGHSGALPSHPELLDDLAARFMAGGWSVKALVRELVLSSTYAQTSVVESGLGLGATKDPENTWLGRMNRRRLTIEQWRDAMLHHAGQLDFSDGPSQEIDEVSNRRRTVFSRVSRLELNGLLMRFDYPDANVHAEKRGATTTASQKLFQLNSPWVMDLASACARRHGCECGEDGERVGELYRRLFARAPSLEEQTLAADFLRAGGSNGEARWDHYVQALLVSNEMMYVD